The Vitis riparia cultivar Riparia Gloire de Montpellier isolate 1030 chromosome 3, EGFV_Vit.rip_1.0, whole genome shotgun sequence genome segment GAATTTTTATTGTTGtcttttttgtaataaaattcttttcaaagaaatttgttttgaacCCTAAGCTAAACAAGCATGCTATATATTTTCATCAACTATTGTTCCTTCAAGCTCCAAACTTGAGAAATCTTTGAAGTTTATATGAGGAAGATTATTAaccctatgtttggttcttggaaattTTTAGGGGAAAtgcaaagggaagaaaatagaaagaaaaaatagaaggaaagaaaaagtgaaaaaaaagaaaaaagaaaaatagtttgaagttcataaatgatttttacatgCTTCTTCAAACCCATCTCACTTATTTTtgctcttctatataaaaattaaataattaaaaattgtatgagtttctaactaattttaattatattggattttctcttgtatttttcATTGTAAACCAAAGAAGagaatcattttccttaataatttttttccctttcctttgtAGCTTCCTTGGAACCAAGCATAGCataaatatttgagaatttaaagTGCCTATGGAGTGCCTTAGCCATTTTACACATACTCTTCAAACATACTTCCTTTTGAAGTGCCAATGGAGTATGCAATTTTTGACATGATATTGCTTGCAGCTGATTACCAGAATGAAGTAGAAGTTGGGGAGGCACTTGCAGAAGCATTTCAGACTGGGCTTGTTAAGAGGGAGGATCTTTTCATTACCACCAAGGCCAGTTAAATTGCAAACTCAaatctttcattttctattaaCACTGATCCCTAATCTtccaaacaatgaaaattttttcCTGCATTTGAATATGATTGCAGCTCTGGAATTCAGATCATGGACATGTTATAGAGGCTTGCAAAGCCAGTCTGAAGAAGCTCCAGCTAGATTATCTGGATCTGTTCCTTGTTCACTTTCCCATTGCCACCAAACATACTGGTTTGTCCTCAATGCCTTGTTCATCATTCATATATTTGCGTCTGTGTATTGTATCATCTGCCTTTTTTTTGAGGTATGACACTTAATGGGACAATGTACATGCAGTGGCATAAGTTCATGGGGTTGAGGTGTAATGACAAGATGAGTTGTCTTGTGCTTCAAGAGTCTCTCTCTGTGTTCTGGTTTTGCAGAACCTTATGCAATTCTGATGGTTggtttttagggattttttatgttattctgCACACTTGCAGGTGTGGGCACAACTGGGAGTGCTCTGGACGAGGATGGGGTGTTGGAGATCGACACAACCATATCCCTGGAAACTACCTGGCATGCTATGGAAGAATTGGTTTCTATGGGTTTAGTTCGAAGCATTGGGATAAGGTATGCTcacaagttgaaaattttaggtACAATTTGGCCAATACTGTGAAATTTCATACAAGCACTATCCATCATATCCTATGAAAACTTTCCCCTTTCTTCGAGCCTTACTCTGGAACTtggatggagaaaaaaaaagactttttaaaactaattaaggTGCAATTAGAGAAACAGTTGAAACTTGAATTTCTATTTCCATGTCAACAAGGGTTTGTTAGTGACATCTCTTATTGATTGGGGGAAAAAGTTTTTGACATTACATATGTAATGAACTTCTTTTAACTAAGTATATGCATTTTAAAACCGTGAGAAGCCATTAGGCTCAAAATGATAATGTCTACTCAGAAGGGAATGAGTCATTACAAAATCTCTCTTGCCAATTGGAATTAAACGCTTCAAGTTGTTCCTTTGTTCTGATTCTTCagttttgtaaatttattttgaaacttGGGAATTGTGTTTTGAAAGAAAGTTTTCTTGCAGCAACTACGACATCTTTCTAACCAGGGATTGCTTAGCTTACTCCAAAGTGAAGCCTGCTGTGAATCAGATCGAGACACACCCCTACTTCCAACGCGACTCCCTCGTCAAATTCTGTCAGAAGCATGGAATCTGTGTCACTGCCCATACTCCTCTGGGCGGCTCTGTGTCTAACACAGAATGGTTTGGTTCAGTATCATGTTTGGATGACCCAGCTCTCAAAGTAAGGAAAACCCTTCTCTTACATAGATCAACCATCAATGCTGGTTTGCAAAATAATGTCTTCTTGTTTCTTTGGCTTCAGGGTCTGGCTGAGAAATACAAAAAGACTGTACCTCAGGTTGTTCTCCGATGGGGCATCCAGCGGAACACGGTTGTCATCCCAAAAACATCAAAGCTTGAGAGATTGGAAGAAAATTTCAGGGTTTTAGACTTTGAGCTGGCCAAAGAGGACATGGACCTGATTGGAAGCCTGGACCGGAAGCATCGAACCAATCAGCCTGCAAAGTTTTGGGGCATAGATCTGTATGCTTGAAGGTGTCCAAGTTTCATGAGTATGTTCTCAGTTCTCTTATGTCTTGCAAGAACTAAGAGTAGGGGATTCAAAACCCTGGACATCCTTTGTTCTCTCTACTGCCATTGGAAAACTTTGATTGATCTTTGGACATCATTCTTCAAATAACTACATCTCTAATAATTCCTCTCAATACAAAACCCTTCTGTCAGTAACCAGTTAACATTAGATTCTAAGCAtattctgtttttaaaaacactttaagaaaaaatctgaaaacattttaaaactgttttaaaaaaacaacctatttgcagaacaaaattttaaaaaagctAAGGTGTTCTatgttagaaaattaatttttattctttagaaaagaGCACGCCTAAGTTGTAGGCTTTGTAGGCTCAAACAAGACTAAATGCAAGGGTAATTATGTTATGTAGCAGGGTACAAAAGCTCCATTTATTAGACTACTTGGATATTTGAAGATCAATCATTATGGATAAAAATCCATGATTGAAAATGCTTCTTAAACATTCCATTGTTAAAAATTTGAAGGTATGGTGTTACCTTAAAAAGAGATCATTGAATTTTTCCTCAATGAAAAACCCTCTAAGCCTATCCACGAatatcaacaaaatcaattctCCATGTTCATGACAAGCTTGAATCGCCGGCTAAGACCCGTAAAAAGATGAAGAGACAGCAACTTTGCCATTtggaaactcaaatatgaaaacaaatatttataccTTTTGAGTGTGCttttagaagaaaacaaagacaaaaactattttctccTAAAACCCTCACAGTTTCCAGATTCAATAGACAAAGTTTCTTTCACTCAAACCACCTAATAATAGTGATGCCCCATTATGCAAACATGTTAAAAGGTCTGCACCATAGCATTAGTAAACAAATGGAATAATGGCGAACCGGTTGCTGGGGTAATTGTCAAATTTATGGAGATACCACCTCTGTGTTTCTGCTGCTGCAAATATGAGATTTGATGCCTGCCACCACCAAATAAAAAGCTTAAGGTTTTGGAGGATTGAAATGCAGACAATGGCAAAGAAGTTTTCACATTCAGAGAAGTAAGAATACCACAAATCCAAAAAGTAACCAGATTGTCAAGTCTGAACCCCCGCTAGCCACCACAAGGCCACCGTATATAACCTTCattacaagaaagaaaaccaattAATACGATGATAACAGTAGTTGTCAGGAGAAGAAACTTCTACAATTCAAAGAAACAGAGGGAGGGAAGGGAGTTACAATCTCAGCCAGGTAGTGCGGAGAAGAAACTATTTCAAACC includes the following:
- the LOC117909129 gene encoding NADP-dependent D-sorbitol-6-phosphate dehydrogenase-like; this encodes MAITLNSGFKMPMLGLGVWRMDGKDIRNLLINAVKIGYRHFDCAADYQNEVEVGEALAEAFQTGLVKREDLFITTKLWNSDHGHVIEACKASLKKLQLDYLDLFLVHFPIATKHTGVGTTGSALDEDGVLEIDTTISLETTWHAMEELVSMGLVRSIGISNYDIFLTRDCLAYSKVKPAVNQIETHPYFQRDSLVKFCQKHGICVTAHTPLGGSVSNTEWFGSVSCLDDPALKGLAEKYKKTVPQVVLRWGIQRNTVVIPKTSKLERLEENFRVLDFELAKEDMDLIGSLDRKHRTNQPAKFWGIDLYA